One region of Megalopta genalis isolate 19385.01 chromosome 15, iyMegGena1_principal, whole genome shotgun sequence genomic DNA includes:
- the Noc3 gene encoding nucleolar complex protein 3: MVAKQKKLKISAIKRSNQKRTKLMKQGKLKTRRHKPKKQVQKVVQSHPESVEEEESDHGEDLLNMVEEDDLEFLEKAISNKSYNLLKHIHLNQTDNRKDKKRKSNGTLEELYENNVSKIAEEKGNKKVRLLLPTKTQNGIIEKRVIEVDDKDKENESNEEQNGEDENVEGEVENEVKDEGENKKPVSMIELLACRREALTSKRLKIGLLASTLLETPEHKSDNFKALLDFMEESDPEVYITVRKLATVSLLEVFKDLLPSYHILQVQQEGVKLKKDTLALQNYESTLLRNYKRYLQKLEKMSGVLRRKKGDTRPLKEEEIELGKLGITCMCSILTTHPYFNYSINIANFLIPFLDNKLEFVRQEVVKCISQIFKEDKRAELSLTIVRRLNQYIKTKAHSVHSEVLFVLLSLRIKDVNLDKEKEEESKQRKLMSHKQRILALSKRERKKSKKLEQVENELLETKAEENKHTKQKLLTEITSIVFTIYFRILKQTPNSKILSICLEGLAKFAHCINLEFYQDLVTVINKLMEETNLSLRDQLYCIQCVFTILSGQGSALNLDPYRFYVHLYKNLINIHCGKTHPESEILIKVLVQVLIQRRKRITQNRLIAFLKKIAIVSLQSQHNTALSILGIIKQSMQLGKTANILLDTDCSTGDGFYQPELEEPECCNAHCTALWELAALQRHYHSVVQNIAKNIAWGVPSTGEGSLSPKISKLTPEELYTEYDPTGVAFKPAVPVPKKTTRKKTIATHHFVNSQFGDYVNSVNNSELFADGYVDFYNAYCS; encoded by the exons ATGGTG GCAAAACAGAAAAAACTTAAAATTAGTGCAATTAAAAGGAGCAATCAGAAAAGGACCAAACTTATGAAACAAGGAAAACTTAAAACAAGGCGACATAAACCGAAAAAACAAGTTCAAAAAGTAGTACAATCACATCCAGAATCAGTGGAAGAAGAAGAGAGTGATCATGGAGAAGATCTTTTGAATATGGTCGAAGAAGATGACTTAGAATTTTTGGAGAAAGCTATCTCTAATAAATCCTATAATTTATTGAAACATATACATCTAAACCA AACAGATAATAGAAaagataaaaaaaggaaaagtaaCGGAACACTAGAGGAATTATATGAAAATAATGTTTCAAAAATAGCCGAAGAAAAAGGAAACAAGAAAGTTCGTCTACTACTTCCTACAAAAACTCAAAATGGGATTATAGAAAAAAGAGTAATAGAAGTTGAtgataaagataaagaaaatgaGTCTAATGAGGAACAAAATGGAGAAGATGAGAATGTGGAAGGAGAAGTAGAG AATGAAGTTAAAGATGAAGGTGAAAATAAGAAGCCTGTGTCTATGATTGAACTCTTAGCGTGTCGTAGAGAAGCACTAACATCAAAACGTTTAAAAATTGGTTTACTTGCTAGTACTCTTTTAGAAACACCAGAGCATAAATCTGATAATTTCAAAGCTTTGCTAGATTTTATGGAAGAATCAGATCCAGAAGTATACATTACTGTTAGAAAATTGGCAACAGTATCTTTGTTAGAAGTCTTCAAAGACTTATTACCGTCTTATCATATTCTACAAGTTCAGCAAGAGGGTGTAAAAT TAAAGAAGGATACATTGGCACTACAAAATTATGAAAGCACtctattaagaaattataaacgTTATCtgcaaaaattagaaaagatgTCTGGTGTATTACGAAGAAAAAAAGGAGATACACGACCATTAAAAGAAGAGGAAATTGAATTAGGAAAGCTTGGAATAACGTGCATGTGTAGTATTTTAACGACGCATCCTTACTTTAACTACTCCATTAATATAGCCAATTTTTTGATACCGTTTCTTGATAATAAACTTGAATTTGTGAGACAAGAAGTGGTTAAATGTATTTCTCAAATATTCAAGGAAGACAAACGAGCTGAATTGTCTCTTACA ATCGTACGTAGACTAAATCAGTACATAAAAACAAAAGCTCACTCTGTTCATTCTGAAGTTCTATTTGTACTTTTATCTCTTCGTATAAAAGATGTGAATTTggataaagagaaagaggaggaaAGTAAGCAAAGAAAACTTATGTCTCACAAACAAAGAATTCTTGCTTTAAGTAAACGAGAGCGAAAAAAGAGTAAAAAGCTTGAACAAGTAGAAAATGAGTTGCTTGAAACCAAAGCAGAAGAGAATAAACACACTAAACAGAAACTCCTTACTGAAATTACTAGCATAGTGTTTACTATTTACTTTAGAATATTAAAGCAAACACCTAATAGTAAAATTCTGTCCATTTGTCTGGAAGGCCTTGCAAA ATTTGCACATTGCATAAATTTGGAGTTTTATCAGGATTTAGTGACTGTTATAAATAAATTGATGGAAGAAACGAATTTGAGTCTAAGAGATCAATTGTATTGTATACAATGCGTATTCACAATATTATCAGGTCAGGGATCGGCATTAAATCTCGATCCTTATAG gtTTTATGTACAtctatataaaaatttaataaatatccattgtggTAAAACTCATCCAGAATCAGAGATTCTTATAAAAGTTTTAGTACAAGTTTTAATTCAAAGGAGAAAAAGAATCACGCAAAATCGTTTAATAGCGTTTCTAAAAAAAATAGCTATTGTGTCTTTACAATCTCAGCATAACACAGCACTCAGCATTCTTGGAATAATAAAACAAAGTATGCAGCTTGGAAAAACTGCGAATATTTTGCTAGACACAGATTGCAGTACTGGAGATGGCTTTTATCAACCAGAATTAGAAGAACCTGAATGTTGTAATGCACACTGTACAGCATTGTGGGAACTCGCAGCTTTGCAA CGGCATTATCATAGCGTCGTCCAGAATATAGCGAAAAATATAGCTTGGGGTGTACCATCCACTGGGGAAGGTAGTTTATCCCCTAAAATTTCAAAATT AACTCCAGAAGAACTGTACACTGAGTATGATCCTACTGGTGTTGCATTCAAACCAGCTGTACCAGTTCCCAAGAAGACAACTAGAAAGAAGACAATAGCGACACATCATTTTGTTAACAGTCAATTCGGAGATTACGTTAATAGCGTAAATAACTCTGAATTGTTTGCAGACGGATACGTAGATTTTTATAATGCATATTGCAGTTAA
- the mino gene encoding glycerol-3-phosphate acyltransferase mino isoform X2, with protein MYDKPRGLFSRWLRITIIRGYPEGDSLVNSIIKQHMPFGLNILVVNPGPALFSKVFSCISHVWSRKVYDYAKITQMVLNDERLEEAVKMTAWETVADEGCSETKALTKAKERAKTILLEMESRISNVLLKLAAWVLYKLLPCFIQSAVVLPSQIEMLKKANETGLPLVFLPLHRSHLDYIMISFTLLMNEVRYPLIAAGDNLKIPFFGWLLRGLGAFFIKRRIDPVLGRKDVLYRTTLHTYIMESLRAGHNIEFFIEGGRTRTGKPCMPKGGILSVIIDAYMDGTVEDALLVPVTINYERLVDGNFVREQLGQPKKMETFWSTIRAMWETLKGNYGIVKVDFCQPFSLREMLSAFQAQQNKLTVNKTSPTEKTLKYTMSSSSLYGTDVIVEEHRQLVDSIARHVVYDSSVSTPIMSTNIVAFLLLNKFRDGCTLDKLVEAFDMLRQDLECRKRDIAFCGESLDIINHAMDILGPGLVQQQRQEITEVIDGQLIKSGFVTAIRPVSILPNVIELSYYSNTMLTCYVMDSIVVSALYAELQSQINDPEAIARNNITVSQDLLIQRSLKLCDILKYEFIFCKPCQDLEHVVVEAIENLSYTDIIMLQEQGCLDEESWSRRFASKFDDSSDEEHMSSNRTKSIQYKLSLVPEHAKRMEFLHTMLRPLIDIYTFSAFTLKKLVGRSLTERDLIQEILAELKTNLDRGIVNYGESLCVDPIKNSLKLFEKWNVLECHPQENIKILYLKDEYDKDWAVTEIYETIAAFKWTRNVN; from the exons ATGTATGACAAACCACGTGGACTTTTTTCACGATGGTTACGCATTACCATTATACGGGGATATCCCGAAGGT GATTCGTTGGTAAATAGTATTATCAAGCAGCACATGCCTTTCGGCCTAAACATACTAGTAGTCAATCCAGGTCCCGCGCTATTTTCAAAAGTGTTCAGTTGCATCTCGCATGTTTGGAGCCGTAAAGTGTACGATTACGCGAAAATTACTCAAATG GTCCTGAACGACGAGAGATTAGAAGaagcggtcaaaatgaccgcttGGGAAACAGTGGCAGACGAGGGCTGCAGCGAAACGAAGGCTCTGACCAAAGCAAAAGAAAGGGCTAAGACAATCCTACTTGAGATGGAAAGCAGAATAAGCAACGTTTTACTTAAATTGGCTGCTTGGGTTCTGTATAAATTGTTGCCGTGTTTTATACAGTCCGCCGTAGTATTACCGTCGCAGATAGAGATGCTGAAGAAAGCAAACGAAACTGGCCTTCCTTTGGTATTTCTTCCGCTGCACCGCAGTCACTTAGATTACATTATGATCAGCTTCACTCTATTAATGAACGAAGTTAGATATCCACTGATCGCAGCCGgagataatttaaaaattccATTCTTTGG CTGGCTACTACGAGGCTTAGGCGCGTTTTTTATCAAGCGTAGGATCGATCCGGTTTTGGGTCGCAAAGATGTTCTTTACCGTACTACTCTTCACACATATATCATGGAGAGCTTGAGAGCAGGCCATAACATTGAATTCTTCATAGAAGGGGGACGAACAAGAACTGGTAAACCGTGTATGCCAAAGGGTGGTATTCTGAGCGTGATTATTGACGCATACATGGATGGAACTGTTGAAGACGCGCTGCTAGTACCTGTTACAATAAACTATGAACGCCTCGTTGATGGGAATTTTGTTAGAGAACAGCTAGGTCAACCAAAGAAAATGGAAACCTTTTGGTCTACGATTAGAGCCATGTGGGAGACTCTAAAGGGCAATTATGGAATCGTTAAAGTCGACTTTTGTCAGCCGTTCTCCCTTAGG GAAATGTTGAGTGCGTTTCAAGCACAGCAAAATAAGTTAACCGTTAATAAAACATCGCCCACCGAGAAGACTCTAAAGTATACAATGTCCAGTTCGTCGTTGTATGGCACAGACGTTATTGTGGAGGAGCATCGTCAATTAGTAGATAGTATTGCGCGTCACGTTGTATATG aCTCTTCTGTCTCGACTCCTATCATGTCCACCAACATCGTTGCATTTTTGCTTTTAAATAAATTCCGAGATGGTTGTACTTTGGACAAATTAGTGGAAGCATTTGACATGCTCAGACAAGACTTAGAGTGTCGCAagagagatattgctttctgcGGAGAAAGTCTTGACATTATCAACCACGCT ATGGATATTTTGGGTCCGGGGTTAGTGCAGCAGCAAAGGCAAGAAATTACAGAGGTGATCGATGGTCAATTAATCAAATCAGGCTTCGTTACCGCAATCCGTCCTGTCTCGATATTACCAAATGTGATCGAATTGTCTTATTACAGCAATACGATGCTTACGTGTTACGTTATGGATAGTATAGTAG TATCAGCTTTGTATGCTGAATTGCAGTCACAGATCAACGATCCAGAAGCTATTGCTCGAAACAATATCACAGTATCTCAAGATCTCCTCATTCAAAGATCACTTAAACTATGCGATATCCTTAAATACGAGTTTATATTTTGCAAACCATGCCAGGATTTAGAACACGTCGTTGTTGAGGCAATAGAGAATCTCTCGTATACCGATATCATTATGTTACAAGAG CAAGGTTGCTTAGATGAAGAGTCATGGAGCAGAAGATTCGCATCAAAGTTTGACGACAGTTCGGACGAGGAACATATGAGCAGCAATAGGACAAAAAGTATTCAATATAAA CTAAGTTTAGTACCAGAACACGCAAAACGCATGGAATTTCTCCATACGATGCTGCGGCCGTTAATTGATATCTACACGTTCAGTGCCTTTACACTTAAGAAATTAGTAGGACGATCACTTACCGAAAGAGATCTAATCCAGGAAATCTTAGCAGAATTGAAAACAAATTTAGATCGGGGTATAGTAAATTATG GAGAGAGCTTATGCGTTGATCCAATAAAAAATTCGTtaaaattgtttgaaaaatggAACGTTTTGGAATGCCACCCGCAAGAGAACATTAAAATACTCTATCTGAAGGATGAGTATGACAAAGACTGGGCTGTAACGGAGATCTATGAAACAATAGCAGCGTTCAAATGGACTCgaaatgtaaattaa
- the LOC143260612 gene encoding uncharacterized protein LOC143260612, with product MDFLFPHVTDLPQFVYYTNFVRPSHIPKSKAEPATKTLLMSPLAGPGRNALPILLPPNHRPFNSHRQNNFLYHSNCTIAAFEHDPCEHKNFLQISSEVRYNLYINEE from the exons ATGGATTTTCTTTTCCCGCACGTGACCGATCTGCCTCAGTTTGTATATTATACAAACTTCGTCCGTCCTTCCCACATCCCAAAGTCTAAGGCAGAACCCGCTACAAAaaccttactgatgagtcctctagcgggaccCGGCCGAAACGCTCTCCCCATCCTTCTTCCTCCAAACCACCGACCTTTCAACAGTCATCGCCAAAACAATTTTCTTTACCACAGTAATTGTACTATCGCAGCGTTTGAACA TGATCCATGTGAACACaagaattttcttcaaatatcaTCAGAAG TTCGctataatttgtatataaatgAAGAATGA
- the mino gene encoding glycerol-3-phosphate acyltransferase mino isoform X1: protein MDGLVEIFLFFGILFYFFNFRANTMVDVLSTRLQEVYAKWESRTEVKRNSESSTNRYSVGELRRTGLQLHRRKIQDREQARKVRENNLFKIKETEPLSALVKEKPSFLHYCCRSCTPASRDSLVNSIIKQHMPFGLNILVVNPGPALFSKVFSCISHVWSRKVYDYAKITQMVLNDERLEEAVKMTAWETVADEGCSETKALTKAKERAKTILLEMESRISNVLLKLAAWVLYKLLPCFIQSAVVLPSQIEMLKKANETGLPLVFLPLHRSHLDYIMISFTLLMNEVRYPLIAAGDNLKIPFFGWLLRGLGAFFIKRRIDPVLGRKDVLYRTTLHTYIMESLRAGHNIEFFIEGGRTRTGKPCMPKGGILSVIIDAYMDGTVEDALLVPVTINYERLVDGNFVREQLGQPKKMETFWSTIRAMWETLKGNYGIVKVDFCQPFSLREMLSAFQAQQNKLTVNKTSPTEKTLKYTMSSSSLYGTDVIVEEHRQLVDSIARHVVYDSSVSTPIMSTNIVAFLLLNKFRDGCTLDKLVEAFDMLRQDLECRKRDIAFCGESLDIINHAMDILGPGLVQQQRQEITEVIDGQLIKSGFVTAIRPVSILPNVIELSYYSNTMLTCYVMDSIVVSALYAELQSQINDPEAIARNNITVSQDLLIQRSLKLCDILKYEFIFCKPCQDLEHVVVEAIENLSYTDIIMLQEQGCLDEESWSRRFASKFDDSSDEEHMSSNRTKSIQYKLSLVPEHAKRMEFLHTMLRPLIDIYTFSAFTLKKLVGRSLTERDLIQEILAELKTNLDRGIVNYGESLCVDPIKNSLKLFEKWNVLECHPQENIKILYLKDEYDKDWAVTEIYETIAAFKWTRNVN, encoded by the exons ATGGACGGCCTCGTCGAAATTTTCCTGTTCTTCGGGATCCTCTTCTACTTTTTCAACTTCAG AGCGAACACCATGGTGGACGTATTATCAACGCGTCTGCAGGAGGTCTACGCGAAATGGGAGAGTAGAACGGAAGTGAAAAGAAATTCGGAATCGAGCACCAATCGTTACTCGGTCGGGG AGCTTCGCCGGACTGGACTGCAGTTGCACAGGCGAAAGATACAGGATAGAGAACAGGCGAGAAAAGTTCGGGAGAACAACTTGTTCAAGATCAAGGAGACCGAGCCGTTGAGTGCTCTGGTGAAAGAGAAACCCTCGTTTTTGCACTACTGCTGTCGGAGTTGCACTCCAGCTTCCAGA GATTCGTTGGTAAATAGTATTATCAAGCAGCACATGCCTTTCGGCCTAAACATACTAGTAGTCAATCCAGGTCCCGCGCTATTTTCAAAAGTGTTCAGTTGCATCTCGCATGTTTGGAGCCGTAAAGTGTACGATTACGCGAAAATTACTCAAATG GTCCTGAACGACGAGAGATTAGAAGaagcggtcaaaatgaccgcttGGGAAACAGTGGCAGACGAGGGCTGCAGCGAAACGAAGGCTCTGACCAAAGCAAAAGAAAGGGCTAAGACAATCCTACTTGAGATGGAAAGCAGAATAAGCAACGTTTTACTTAAATTGGCTGCTTGGGTTCTGTATAAATTGTTGCCGTGTTTTATACAGTCCGCCGTAGTATTACCGTCGCAGATAGAGATGCTGAAGAAAGCAAACGAAACTGGCCTTCCTTTGGTATTTCTTCCGCTGCACCGCAGTCACTTAGATTACATTATGATCAGCTTCACTCTATTAATGAACGAAGTTAGATATCCACTGATCGCAGCCGgagataatttaaaaattccATTCTTTGG CTGGCTACTACGAGGCTTAGGCGCGTTTTTTATCAAGCGTAGGATCGATCCGGTTTTGGGTCGCAAAGATGTTCTTTACCGTACTACTCTTCACACATATATCATGGAGAGCTTGAGAGCAGGCCATAACATTGAATTCTTCATAGAAGGGGGACGAACAAGAACTGGTAAACCGTGTATGCCAAAGGGTGGTATTCTGAGCGTGATTATTGACGCATACATGGATGGAACTGTTGAAGACGCGCTGCTAGTACCTGTTACAATAAACTATGAACGCCTCGTTGATGGGAATTTTGTTAGAGAACAGCTAGGTCAACCAAAGAAAATGGAAACCTTTTGGTCTACGATTAGAGCCATGTGGGAGACTCTAAAGGGCAATTATGGAATCGTTAAAGTCGACTTTTGTCAGCCGTTCTCCCTTAGG GAAATGTTGAGTGCGTTTCAAGCACAGCAAAATAAGTTAACCGTTAATAAAACATCGCCCACCGAGAAGACTCTAAAGTATACAATGTCCAGTTCGTCGTTGTATGGCACAGACGTTATTGTGGAGGAGCATCGTCAATTAGTAGATAGTATTGCGCGTCACGTTGTATATG aCTCTTCTGTCTCGACTCCTATCATGTCCACCAACATCGTTGCATTTTTGCTTTTAAATAAATTCCGAGATGGTTGTACTTTGGACAAATTAGTGGAAGCATTTGACATGCTCAGACAAGACTTAGAGTGTCGCAagagagatattgctttctgcGGAGAAAGTCTTGACATTATCAACCACGCT ATGGATATTTTGGGTCCGGGGTTAGTGCAGCAGCAAAGGCAAGAAATTACAGAGGTGATCGATGGTCAATTAATCAAATCAGGCTTCGTTACCGCAATCCGTCCTGTCTCGATATTACCAAATGTGATCGAATTGTCTTATTACAGCAATACGATGCTTACGTGTTACGTTATGGATAGTATAGTAG TATCAGCTTTGTATGCTGAATTGCAGTCACAGATCAACGATCCAGAAGCTATTGCTCGAAACAATATCACAGTATCTCAAGATCTCCTCATTCAAAGATCACTTAAACTATGCGATATCCTTAAATACGAGTTTATATTTTGCAAACCATGCCAGGATTTAGAACACGTCGTTGTTGAGGCAATAGAGAATCTCTCGTATACCGATATCATTATGTTACAAGAG CAAGGTTGCTTAGATGAAGAGTCATGGAGCAGAAGATTCGCATCAAAGTTTGACGACAGTTCGGACGAGGAACATATGAGCAGCAATAGGACAAAAAGTATTCAATATAAA CTAAGTTTAGTACCAGAACACGCAAAACGCATGGAATTTCTCCATACGATGCTGCGGCCGTTAATTGATATCTACACGTTCAGTGCCTTTACACTTAAGAAATTAGTAGGACGATCACTTACCGAAAGAGATCTAATCCAGGAAATCTTAGCAGAATTGAAAACAAATTTAGATCGGGGTATAGTAAATTATG GAGAGAGCTTATGCGTTGATCCAATAAAAAATTCGTtaaaattgtttgaaaaatggAACGTTTTGGAATGCCACCCGCAAGAGAACATTAAAATACTCTATCTGAAGGATGAGTATGACAAAGACTGGGCTGTAACGGAGATCTATGAAACAATAGCAGCGTTCAAATGGACTCgaaatgtaaattaa
- the LOC117218148 gene encoding tektin-3, producing the protein MDSDKSGGKNETVMYSQLQPWSTVGALPCMEQIAGPPVPVRVGEFYKTPKPHPWRPTMGYEMVEAASLPAQPMTNILAETCYMPNGMATEPLRFPNLVTGFDRNPAHAARAALFTRYGPYEWVQNQINLYNESNSNRNYSENLRQDTVRMMREADEKVQNGQMETGRKLGERITDTTFWRNEVAGELERMIIANTKMQECRRNLQSAIQNLEGQLHIAQECLYYREARTGSDLVHDQAEHALLKEIEVVRNCENKLEEFTDKCINQLTNSRAVQNQLEIDIRNKETALGIDITSHQMNNFSRGLQYYSGIEKYDNSVTQAESWAEASNNVVKKSQTERSKSSQLISDIEIAINAVGHEMWDAWGFTNNALARRAAEMLEAKEKLQIHLHKMQQEIFEIEKNMQLMQKAIADKSSALKVAHTRLESRTHRPEAELCKDYAQLRMIKEVETINEMINEMNLKLQKFEAQHQQLLRTRSNLETDLKSKVDALFIDREKCMGMRKTYPIASVIKF; encoded by the exons ATGGATAGCGATAAAAGCGGAGGGAAGAATGAAACTGTTATGTATTCG CAACTCCAACCATGGAGCACAGTAGGTGCGTTACCATGTATGGAACAAATAGCTGGTCCACCTGTTCCAGTTAGAGTCGGCGAATTTTATAAAACCCCGAAGCCTCATCCATGGCGCCCTACTATGGGATACGAAATGGTAGAAGCCGCCTCCTT ACCCGCACAACCTATGACAAACATACTGGCCGAAACCTGTTACATGCCTAACGGAATGGCCACGGAACCACTACGATTTCCAAATTTGGTAACCGGTTTCGATAGGAATCCTGCACATGCAGCTCGAGCTGCACTCTTTACTAGATACGGGCCATACGAATGGGTGCAAAACCAGATAAATCTTTACAATGAATCTAACAGCAATAGAAATTATTCGGAAAACTTACGCCAAGACACCGTTCGGATGATGcg AGAGGCTGACGAAAAGGTgcaaaatggacaaatggaaacGGGTCGAAAATTGGGAGAAAGAATCACGGACACGACGTTCTGGAGGAACGAAGTAGCTGGGGAATTGGAACGGATGATAATTGCAAATACAAAAATGCAAGAATGCCGTAGAAACTTGCAATCGGCAATACAAAATTTGGAGGGACAATTGCACATAGCGCAGGAATGTTTATACTACCGCGAGGCCAGGACAG GTTCTGATTTGGTGCACGATCAGGCTGAACATGCTCTTTTAAAAGAGATAGAAGTGGTGAGAAATTGTGAAAATAAATTAGAAGAGTTTACCGATAAATGTATCAATCAA CTTACAAATAGTAGAGCGGTACAAAATCAACTAGAGATTGACATAAGGAACAAAGAAACTGCATTAGGGATTGATATCACTTCTCACCAAATGAATAATTTTAGTCGTGGTTTGCAGTATTACAGTGGCATTGAAAAATACGATAATAG tGTTACGCAAGCCGAATCGTGGGCTGAAGCTTCCAATAATGTAGTGAAAAAATCACAGACAGAAAGATCAAAATCTAGTCAGTTAATTAGCGACATTGAAATTGCCATAAATGCAGTAGGTCACGAAATGTGGGACGCATGGGGCTTTACAAATAATGCACTAGCCAGAAGAGCTGCAGAGATGCTtgaagcaaaagaaaaattacagATACATTTACATAAA ATGCAACAAGAgatatttgaaattgaaaaaaatatgcAACTAATGCAGAAAGCAATTGCAGATAAAAGTTCTGCCCTGAAGGTTGCACATACCCGTCTTGAAAGCAGGACACATCGACCCGAGGCAGAACTATGCAAAGACTATGCTCAACTCAG AATGATCAAGGAAGTAGAAACCATAAATGAAATGATAAATgaaatgaacttgaagctgcaAAAATTCGAAGCACAACATCAACAACTATTACGTACTAGATCTAATCTAGAAACAGATCTGAAATCGAAAGTTGATGCACTATTTATTGACAGAGAAAAGTGCATGGGTATGAGAAAAACCTACCCAATTGCATCAGTTATTAAATTTTAA